In Camelus bactrianus isolate YW-2024 breed Bactrian camel chromosome 34, ASM4877302v1, whole genome shotgun sequence, one genomic interval encodes:
- the AICDA gene encoding single-stranded DNA cytosine deaminase, which produces MDSLLMKQRKFLYHFKNVRWARGRHETYLCYVVKRRDSATSFSLDFGHLRNQAGCHVELLFLRYISDWDLDPGRCYRVTWFTSWSPCYDCARHVADFLRGYPNLSLRIFTARLYFCDKDRKAEPEGLRRLHRAGVQIAIMTFKDYFYCWNTFVANREKTFKAWEGLHENSVRLSRQLRRILLPLYEVDDLRDAFRTLGL; this is translated from the exons CCTCCTGATGAAGCAGAGGAAGTTTCTTTACCACTTCAAAAACGTGCGCTGGGCTAGGGGCCGCCACGAGACCTACTTGTGCTATGTGGTGAAGCGGCGAGACAGTGCCACCTCCTTCTCACTGGACTTCGGGCACCTTCGAAACCAG GCGGGGTGCCACGTGGAACTGCTCTTCCTCCGCTACATCTCCGACTGGGACCTGGACCCCGGCCGGTGCTACCGCGTCACCTGGTTCACCTCGTGGAGCCCCTGCTACGACTGTGCGCGGCACGTGGCCGACTTTCTGAGAGGGTACCCCAACCTGAGTCTGAGGATCTTCACGGCCCGCCTCTACTTCTGCGACAAGGACCGCAAGGCGGAGCCCGAGGGGCTGCGGCGGCTGCACCGCGCGGGGGTCCAGATCGCCATCATGACCTTCAAAG attatttttattgctggAATACTTTTGTGGCAAATCGTGAAAAAACTTTCAAAGCCTGGGAGGGGCTGCATGAAAATTCGGTTCGTCTGTCCAGACAGCTTCGACGCATCCTTTTG CCCCTATATGAGGTGGACGACCTACGAGATGCATTTCGTACTTTGGGACTTTGA